The Sulfitobacter sp. SK011 genome has a window encoding:
- the fmt gene encoding methionyl-tRNA formyltransferase: protein MRVIFMGTPEFSVPVLDALVTAGHDIVSVYCQPPRPAGRGKKDRPSPVQMRAEALGLPVRHPVSLKPAEEQAAFATLEADVAVVVAYGLILPQAVLDASRKGCLNIHASLLPRWRGAAPIHRAIMAGDAETGVCIMQMDAGLDTGPLLMCKVTDIGADETTAQLHDRLSALGAAAIVEALASLDDLTPVPQPDDGVTYASKIDKAEARIDWTKPAQDIDRLIRGLSPFPGAWFEHAGTRVKVLGSTLAEGSGPAGEVLDKGLRIACGMGAVQLTRLQRAGKAVQDVDDFQRGAQIAPGTRLTGE, encoded by the coding sequence ATGCGCGTCATTTTCATGGGAACGCCAGAATTTTCAGTCCCGGTGCTCGATGCGCTGGTGACGGCGGGCCACGACATTGTTTCAGTCTATTGCCAGCCGCCACGGCCCGCCGGGCGCGGCAAAAAGGATCGGCCGAGCCCCGTTCAGATGCGTGCCGAAGCCTTGGGCTTGCCGGTGCGCCATCCGGTGTCGTTGAAGCCCGCTGAGGAACAAGCGGCTTTTGCAACACTTGAGGCGGATGTGGCGGTGGTCGTGGCTTATGGTCTAATCCTGCCGCAGGCGGTGTTGGATGCGTCTCGCAAGGGATGTCTGAACATTCACGCAAGCCTGTTGCCGCGCTGGCGCGGGGCTGCACCGATCCACAGGGCGATCATGGCAGGAGATGCAGAAACAGGCGTGTGCATCATGCAGATGGACGCGGGGCTGGACACGGGTCCTTTGTTGATGTGCAAAGTCACAGACATTGGTGCGGATGAAACAACGGCCCAATTGCACGATCGGTTAAGCGCCCTGGGGGCAGCAGCGATAGTAGAGGCGCTGGCATCGCTGGATGATCTGACGCCGGTGCCACAGCCAGATGACGGCGTGACATATGCGTCAAAGATCGACAAAGCCGAAGCGCGGATTGATTGGACCAAACCGGCGCAGGACATTGACCGATTGATCAGGGGGCTGTCGCCGTTTCCCGGTGCGTGGTTCGAGCACGCGGGTACGCGGGTCAAGGTACTGGGGTCAACTTTGGCTGAGGGGTCTGGCCCTGCGGGTGAGGTTTTGGACAAGGGTCTGCGCATCGCCTGTGGTATGGGTGCTGTACAACTGACGCGCTTGCAACGGGCGGGCAAGGCTGTGCAAGATGTTGATGATTTTCAACGCGGCGCGCAGATTGCGCCGGGCACGCGGCTTACAGGAGAATAG
- a CDS encoding DUF3429 domain-containing protein, producing the protein MIRIPASALLLGVAGLIPFIWGALVTLGYVNASIGDPAAGGYSIIAATDGSLLMIRYGGIILPFMSGILWGFATKAEGNQSGAAYVLSVLPAIWWFLMPGTDAPGALINLMIGFSAVLLLDLAFQRWDLAPPWWMSLRIPLTIVVLICLAIGVWA; encoded by the coding sequence ATGATCCGTATTCCAGCATCTGCACTGTTGCTGGGGGTCGCCGGGCTCATCCCATTTATCTGGGGTGCCTTGGTCACTTTGGGTTATGTCAATGCCAGCATCGGCGACCCTGCGGCTGGTGGATATTCTATCATTGCAGCCACCGATGGATCCCTCTTGATGATCCGATATGGCGGCATCATTCTGCCCTTCATGTCTGGTATTCTCTGGGGGTTTGCCACCAAAGCCGAAGGCAACCAAAGCGGCGCGGCCTATGTCCTTTCCGTTCTGCCCGCTATCTGGTGGTTCCTGATGCCCGGCACCGATGCACCCGGCGCATTAATCAACCTGATGATCGGCTTCTCAGCCGTCTTGCTCCTTGATCTGGCATTTCAACGCTGGGATCTTGCGCCGCCGTGGTGGATGTCCCTGCGGATTCCGCTGACAATCGTGGTGTTGATCTGTCTGGCCATTGGGGTCTGGGCGTGA
- a CDS encoding MalY/PatB family protein has product MSFDQIIDRRGTDSSKWDLMESFSGVSPRDGIPMWVADMDFAAPDFLQDAVHGLLEKANYGYFSGMETYQDAVKWWMHHRHNWSVEADWMFVTYGLGNGIAMTLHAFSAPGDGVVTFTPVYHEFAAKIAKTGRVNTQLPLTVQADGTYAMDFDAYDALLTGNEKIVLISSPHNPAGRVWSQDELTALADFCTRHDLLLVSDEIHHDLILPGHTFLPTHVAVPQITDRLITMTSGSKTFNIAGARTGCVMIPDPDLRARFGAFYRSLDISPNLLGITLTRAAYSPAGALWVDGLVAYLDRNATLFNDRINAIPGVRAMPMQSTYLAWVDFADTGMTSDEILDRIHRDARIAPTPGSGLGKGGESFMRFNIATPRARLEEACDRLADAFKDLQ; this is encoded by the coding sequence ATGAGTTTTGACCAGATCATTGATCGGCGCGGTACCGATTCGAGCAAATGGGACCTGATGGAATCCTTTTCGGGCGTATCCCCCCGGGACGGCATCCCGATGTGGGTCGCAGATATGGATTTTGCCGCCCCCGATTTTCTGCAGGATGCCGTGCACGGCCTTCTTGAAAAAGCGAATTACGGCTATTTCAGCGGCATGGAAACGTATCAGGACGCCGTCAAATGGTGGATGCATCATCGCCACAACTGGTCAGTGGAAGCGGATTGGATGTTTGTCACATACGGTCTGGGCAACGGCATCGCCATGACGTTGCACGCGTTCAGCGCGCCGGGCGACGGGGTTGTGACCTTTACACCCGTCTATCACGAATTCGCCGCCAAGATCGCCAAGACAGGCCGCGTGAACACGCAACTGCCGCTGACCGTTCAGGCGGATGGTACCTATGCTATGGATTTCGACGCCTATGATGCGCTGTTGACCGGGAATGAAAAAATCGTCCTGATCAGTTCCCCGCACAATCCTGCCGGGCGGGTCTGGTCACAAGACGAACTTACGGCGCTAGCGGACTTTTGCACACGTCACGATCTGCTGCTGGTGTCAGACGAGATTCACCATGACCTCATCCTGCCGGGGCACACATTTTTGCCGACCCATGTGGCGGTGCCACAGATTACCGACCGGCTGATCACCATGACCTCCGGCTCCAAGACCTTTAACATTGCGGGTGCCCGTACCGGCTGCGTGATGATCCCCGATCCTGACCTGCGCGCCCGTTTTGGCGCGTTCTACCGCAGCCTTGATATCAGCCCAAACCTGTTGGGCATTACCCTGACCCGTGCCGCCTATTCCCCGGCAGGGGCGCTCTGGGTTGATGGGCTGGTGGCCTATCTTGATCGCAATGCGACCCTGTTCAATGACCGGATAAACGCCATCCCCGGCGTGCGCGCAATGCCGATGCAATCGACCTATCTTGCATGGGTGGATTTTGCGGACACCGGCATGACGTCAGATGAGATTCTAGACCGCATTCATCGCGACGCGCGGATTGCCCCAACACCGGGCAGCGGCCTTGGCAAGGGCGGCGAAAGCTTCATGCGTTTCAACATCGCCACTCCGCGCGCCCGGCTCGAAGAAGCCTGCGACCGGTTGGCCGACGCGTTCAAAGACCTGCAGTAA
- a CDS encoding response regulator produces the protein MRVLIVESQPELAGLWQRHLERQGMWVSKTETQDGAIAFLAEKDTDIIILDLVLEDGSALAVADYANYRQPDARVIFVTNTTFFSDGSIFAHSANARAFLPLATPPDDLAAMVAHYGSEDS, from the coding sequence CTGCGTGTTCTGATTGTTGAGAGCCAGCCAGAGTTGGCTGGGCTATGGCAGCGGCATCTGGAACGTCAGGGTATGTGGGTGTCGAAAACCGAAACCCAGGACGGCGCGATTGCTTTTCTCGCGGAAAAGGACACAGATATTATCATTCTGGATTTGGTGCTTGAGGATGGATCGGCGCTTGCTGTCGCCGACTATGCGAATTATCGGCAGCCTGATGCGCGGGTCATTTTTGTGACCAACACGACGTTCTTCTCAGATGGATCAATCTTTGCGCACTCGGCGAATGCAAGGGCGTTCCTGCCCCTGGCGACGCCGCCAGATGATTTGGCGGCTATGGTTGCGCATTACGGATCAGAAGACAGCTGA
- a CDS encoding threonine-phosphate decarboxylase, whose translation MDNLKRDHGGGVDAAAAAFGGAREDWLDLSTGINPVPYPRPTIADDAWVSLPDQAARDAIETAAREFWNVPETAAVLAVPGASSAIAQIPRLAQAGDVHIPGPTYNEHAASFAATGWRVTQSPDTASASIHVHPNNPDGREWRAKDIRGALRIIDESFCDVIPDATLISEATQPGTLILKSFGKFWGLAGLRLGFVIGDPVLVERLGAMLGPWAVAGPALTIGTAALRNSDWAAATRTRLQQDADRLDQLVLKKDARLVGGTSLFRLYEVADAAQWQHTLAHHHIWSRIFPYNPKWLRLGLPVPTGWDRLEAALA comes from the coding sequence TTGGACAATCTCAAACGCGACCATGGTGGCGGTGTGGATGCTGCCGCAGCCGCATTTGGTGGGGCGCGTGAAGATTGGCTGGACCTGTCCACTGGCATTAATCCGGTCCCCTACCCACGCCCAACCATCGCAGACGATGCATGGGTTTCCTTGCCCGATCAGGCCGCACGCGATGCGATCGAAACGGCCGCGCGCGAATTTTGGAATGTGCCGGAAACGGCGGCGGTTCTTGCGGTTCCTGGTGCGTCTTCGGCCATCGCCCAGATCCCGCGATTGGCGCAGGCGGGCGACGTCCACATCCCCGGCCCGACCTATAACGAACACGCCGCCAGTTTCGCCGCCACCGGATGGCGCGTGACCCAATCGCCTGACACCGCCTCAGCATCGATTCATGTTCACCCCAACAACCCCGATGGCCGTGAATGGCGTGCCAAAGATATACGCGGCGCACTGCGAATTATCGACGAAAGCTTTTGTGATGTGATCCCCGATGCGACACTGATTTCCGAGGCCACGCAGCCCGGCACGCTGATCCTGAAAAGTTTCGGCAAGTTCTGGGGGCTGGCTGGCCTACGGCTCGGTTTTGTCATCGGCGATCCGGTGCTTGTTGAACGCTTGGGTGCAATGCTCGGACCATGGGCCGTTGCCGGGCCTGCGTTGACCATTGGCACGGCGGCCCTGCGCAACAGCGATTGGGCCGCTGCCACACGTACGCGTCTGCAACAAGATGCGGATCGCCTGGATCAATTGGTTTTGAAAAAGGACGCAAGACTGGTTGGCGGGACCTCGCTTTTCCGGCTCTACGAGGTCGCGGATGCCGCCCAATGGCAACACACACTTGCCCACCATCACATCTGGTCGCGGATATTTCCCTATAACCCAAAATGGCTGCGGCTGGGCCTGCCCGTTCCTACCGGATGGGATCGGTTGGAAGCAGCACTGGCATGA
- the ispH gene encoding 4-hydroxy-3-methylbut-2-enyl diphosphate reductase, with translation MTKPALTLYLAAPRGFCAGVDRAIKIVEMALQKWGAPVYVRHEIVHNKFVVDGLRDLGAIFVEELSECPDDRPVIFSAHGVPKSVPNAAEARNMIYVDATCPLVSKVHIEAQRHADAGLQMIMIGHKGHPETIGTMGQLPDGEVLLVETPDDVADVDVRDPNRLAYVTQTTLSVDDTADIVAALKARFPAIIGPHKEDICYATTNRQEAVKAMAPKCDAMLVVGAPNSSNSRRLVEVGARAGCPYAQLVQRAAEIDWRSLDGITSIGITAGASAPEVLINEVIDAFKTRYDVTTEIVETAQENVEFKVPRVLRIPA, from the coding sequence ATGACCAAACCTGCCCTCACGCTTTATCTTGCCGCCCCGCGTGGATTTTGTGCAGGCGTGGACCGCGCCATCAAGATCGTCGAAATGGCGCTGCAGAAATGGGGCGCGCCCGTCTATGTCCGACATGAGATTGTGCACAACAAATTCGTTGTCGACGGGCTCCGCGATCTGGGTGCCATCTTTGTCGAGGAACTGTCTGAATGTCCCGACGACCGCCCGGTGATATTCTCGGCGCATGGTGTGCCCAAATCGGTCCCCAATGCCGCCGAAGCGCGCAATATGATCTATGTCGACGCGACCTGCCCGTTGGTGAGCAAAGTCCACATCGAGGCCCAGCGGCATGCAGATGCCGGTCTTCAGATGATCATGATCGGACACAAAGGCCACCCCGAGACCATTGGCACAATGGGCCAATTGCCCGACGGCGAAGTTCTGTTGGTCGAAACGCCCGATGACGTGGCAGACGTCGATGTGCGCGACCCAAACCGTCTGGCCTATGTCACCCAGACCACGCTCAGCGTGGATGATACCGCCGATATTGTCGCCGCTCTCAAGGCACGATTTCCGGCCATCATCGGCCCCCATAAAGAAGACATTTGCTACGCCACCACAAACCGCCAGGAAGCCGTCAAAGCGATGGCCCCGAAATGCGACGCAATGCTGGTCGTCGGCGCGCCCAATTCGTCAAACTCACGCCGCTTGGTTGAGGTGGGCGCGCGCGCCGGATGTCCCTATGCGCAATTGGTGCAGCGCGCCGCAGAAATCGACTGGCGCAGCTTGGATGGCATCACCAGCATCGGCATCACCGCTGGCGCATCTGCCCCCGAGGTGCTGATCAACGAGGTCATCGATGCATTCAAGACCCGCTATGACGTGACCACCGAAATCGTGGAAACCGCGCAAGAGAACGTTGAATTCAAGGTGCCCCGTGTGCTGAGGATCCCGGCATGA
- the def gene encoding peptide deformylase, translating into MKRTILLHPDPRLKKACAPVTDLTDELRLLGDDMLTTMYEAPGVGLAAPQVGVLTRLIVLDCVKEEGEAPRPMIMFNPEVIASSDDLNTYEEGCLSIPEQFADVTRPAEVDVRWIDRNGKEVTDTFTKLWATCVQHEIDHLDGKLFIDYLKPLRRQMITRKMVKLKRELARG; encoded by the coding sequence ATGAAACGTACCATTCTCTTGCACCCCGACCCCCGGCTCAAGAAAGCCTGCGCACCTGTCACGGACCTGACGGATGAATTGCGCCTTTTGGGCGATGATATGCTGACCACGATGTATGAGGCACCCGGCGTTGGCTTGGCGGCCCCTCAGGTTGGCGTTTTAACCCGCCTGATCGTGCTTGATTGTGTAAAGGAAGAGGGCGAGGCCCCGCGCCCCATGATCATGTTCAATCCCGAAGTGATCGCATCATCGGACGATCTGAACACCTATGAAGAAGGGTGTTTGTCGATCCCGGAGCAGTTTGCCGATGTGACACGGCCAGCCGAGGTTGATGTGCGTTGGATTGATCGGAACGGCAAGGAAGTAACTGATACATTCACCAAGTTGTGGGCGACCTGCGTGCAGCATGAGATTGACCATCTAGATGGCAAGCTGTTCATCGACTACCTCAAACCGCTGCGGCGTCAGATGATCACCCGCAAGATGGTGAAGCTCAAACGCGAGTTGGCGCGCGGATGA
- a CDS encoding class I SAM-dependent methyltransferase: MSDPETLGVYAKKAEEYAGLVKKSAKKDPLQAKFIQALPEGAHVLDLGCGPGKSAGIMAQAGLSVTAMDAVPEMIALVPEHALITPVLGTFDDIAGTGLYDGIWANFSLLHAKRTDLPRHLKALHNALKPGGLFHIALKSGENSKRDRLGRYYTYYTQADLTDLLTAAGFVVDSCTTGRDVGLDGTPADWIALHAYG, from the coding sequence GTGAGCGATCCTGAGACGCTTGGCGTCTATGCCAAAAAGGCAGAGGAATACGCAGGTCTCGTCAAAAAATCTGCAAAAAAAGACCCATTGCAGGCCAAGTTCATTCAAGCGCTCCCCGAGGGTGCTCATGTGCTTGATCTCGGCTGCGGGCCGGGAAAATCTGCAGGCATCATGGCACAGGCAGGCTTGTCCGTCACAGCGATGGACGCGGTGCCGGAAATGATCGCATTGGTCCCGGAACATGCCTTGATCACCCCGGTTCTCGGCACCTTTGACGACATTGCTGGCACCGGGCTGTACGACGGCATTTGGGCCAACTTCAGCCTGCTGCACGCAAAGCGCACCGACCTGCCCCGCCACCTCAAGGCATTGCACAACGCACTCAAACCCGGTGGCCTTTTTCACATCGCCCTTAAGTCAGGTGAAAACAGCAAACGGGACCGGCTCGGGCGGTATTATACATACTACACACAGGCCGATTTGACCGATTTGCTGACCGCTGCGGGCTTTGTGGTTGACAGTTGTACCACGGGCCGCGATGTGGGGCTTGATGGCACACCCGCCGATTGGATCGCCCTGCACGCCTATGGCTAA
- a CDS encoding trimeric intracellular cation channel family protein, with protein sequence MTLLSLLDYASVLIFAITGALVASRAQLDLVGFAFIACLTALGGGTIRDLLLDRNPIFWIANPTYLAVGAGAALVVFFTAHLLESRLRTLIWLDSLALAVAVAAGAGVALSLDQSAIIVILMGMITGCMGGLMRDVVVDEVPLVLKQGELYVTAAFAGAATAVLVRVYEYDTLLALLACAIVTWILRAGSLFFGWHLPVYKSTPPKT encoded by the coding sequence ATGACCCTGCTCAGCCTGCTAGATTACGCGTCCGTCCTGATCTTTGCCATCACAGGTGCATTGGTCGCCAGCCGTGCACAACTTGATCTGGTCGGCTTTGCCTTTATTGCCTGCCTCACTGCACTGGGCGGCGGCACCATCCGGGATCTACTGCTCGACCGTAATCCGATTTTCTGGATCGCGAACCCCACCTATCTGGCCGTTGGTGCAGGGGCCGCTTTGGTGGTCTTTTTTACTGCACATCTGCTCGAAAGCCGCCTGCGCACGCTGATCTGGCTCGACAGTCTTGCACTGGCGGTGGCGGTGGCCGCAGGGGCGGGCGTTGCGCTGTCACTGGATCAATCTGCCATTATTGTCATCCTGATGGGGATGATCACAGGATGTATGGGCGGCTTGATGCGCGATGTTGTCGTGGACGAGGTGCCGCTGGTCCTCAAACAAGGTGAGCTTTATGTCACAGCCGCGTTTGCCGGCGCTGCGACGGCAGTTCTAGTGCGCGTTTATGAGTATGATACGTTGTTGGCACTGCTGGCCTGCGCCATTGTCACCTGGATTTTGCGCGCAGGGTCGCTTTTTTTTGGCTGGCATCTGCCGGTCTACAAAAGCACGCCGCCCAAAACCTGA
- a CDS encoding glutathione S-transferase family protein, whose amino-acid sequence MGLLVDGVWQDQWYDTKSSDGKFERAQAQFRNWVTVDGSAGSSGKSGFKAESGRYHLYVSHACPWAHRTLIFRQIKDLTSHIDVSVVHPDMLGEGWTFKTDDKGATGDRLFDLPYARDIYTKADPEFSGRVTVPVLWDTDQNTIVSNESSEIIRMFNSAFDSITGNTEDYWPGSLRSKIAPVNDRIYDTLNNGVYKCGFATSQSAYDAAVHPLFETLDWLEGILSENRYLIGDRLTEADWRLFTTLVRFDPVYHLHFKCNRARIIDYPNLWAYTRELYQWPGVAQTVNFDHIVRHYHYSHETINPNRIIPINPALDFDAPHGRG is encoded by the coding sequence ATGGGGCTGTTGGTTGACGGCGTTTGGCAGGATCAGTGGTACGATACCAAATCTTCAGACGGGAAATTTGAACGTGCACAGGCACAGTTTCGCAACTGGGTCACAGTGGACGGCAGCGCCGGTTCCTCAGGAAAAAGTGGCTTCAAAGCAGAATCAGGGCGATATCACCTCTATGTCAGCCATGCCTGCCCCTGGGCGCATCGCACGCTGATTTTCCGCCAGATCAAGGATCTGACATCGCACATCGACGTCTCTGTCGTGCATCCCGACATGCTGGGCGAAGGCTGGACATTCAAGACGGATGACAAAGGGGCCACCGGGGATCGCTTGTTCGATCTGCCGTATGCACGCGACATCTATACCAAGGCTGATCCAGAATTTTCTGGCCGCGTGACCGTGCCCGTGCTGTGGGACACCGACCAGAATACCATCGTCTCCAACGAAAGCTCTGAAATCATTCGCATGTTCAATTCCGCGTTTGACAGCATCACAGGCAATACAGAGGACTATTGGCCTGGCAGCCTGCGGTCCAAAATCGCCCCGGTGAATGACCGCATCTATGACACGCTGAACAATGGTGTGTACAAATGCGGCTTCGCAACCTCGCAAAGCGCATACGACGCTGCGGTTCATCCCTTGTTTGAAACTCTGGATTGGCTCGAAGGCATCCTGTCAGAGAACAGATACCTGATTGGTGACAGGCTGACCGAGGCGGATTGGCGTTTATTCACCACACTTGTGCGGTTTGATCCGGTCTATCATCTGCATTTCAAATGCAACCGGGCCCGTATCATAGATTACCCCAACTTATGGGCCTACACCCGCGAGCTCTATCAATGGCCCGGCGTGGCGCAGACCGTCAATTTTGACCATATTGTCCGGCATTACCACTACAGCCACGAGACCATTAACCCAAACCGGATCATCCCGATCAATCCGGCCTTGGATTTTGACGCACCACACGGGCGCGGATGA
- the cbiB gene encoding adenosylcobinamide-phosphate synthase CbiB: MNTALVLSLALLLDAMLGEPQWLWNRLPHPAVLMGRLINQCDERFNSGHSRKFKGLLVLLAIIAGAGFLGQILSLFGSLVEVVVVAILLAQRSLVDHVRAVADGLRLSLTEGRRAVAMIVSRDTNAMQEPAVARSAIESAAENLSDGVIAPAFWFLIGGLPGLLIYKIVNTADSMIGYLTPRHADFGWASARMDDLLNLIPARLAAALIALPGGVLQRWRGIQTDAAKHRSPNAGWPEAAMARAIDVALAGPRSYDGRMQQFAWVNGTGARIIGPAAIDAAITRLWQAWAVMLGISLTLGLLLI; the protein is encoded by the coding sequence ATGAACACCGCATTGGTCCTGAGCCTTGCGCTGTTGCTTGATGCGATGTTGGGGGAACCCCAGTGGCTGTGGAACCGCCTGCCGCACCCGGCGGTGCTCATGGGTCGGTTGATTAACCAGTGTGATGAACGTTTCAATTCAGGACACTCGCGAAAGTTTAAAGGTTTGCTGGTGCTCTTGGCCATCATCGCCGGGGCTGGTTTTCTTGGTCAAATCCTCAGCCTTTTTGGATCCTTGGTCGAGGTTGTTGTCGTTGCCATCCTGCTGGCGCAACGGTCCCTCGTCGATCATGTGCGCGCCGTCGCTGACGGCTTGCGCCTGTCACTGACCGAAGGACGTCGTGCCGTTGCGATGATCGTCAGCCGCGACACCAACGCGATGCAGGAACCGGCCGTCGCGCGTTCCGCAATTGAAAGCGCCGCCGAAAACCTGAGTGACGGCGTGATTGCACCTGCCTTCTGGTTCCTGATTGGCGGCTTGCCCGGATTGCTGATCTACAAGATCGTGAACACCGCCGACAGCATGATCGGCTATTTGACGCCGCGCCACGCGGACTTCGGCTGGGCATCGGCCCGCATGGACGATCTGCTTAACCTGATCCCCGCCCGCCTGGCCGCTGCCTTGATTGCGCTGCCCGGCGGGGTCTTACAACGATGGCGCGGCATTCAGACCGATGCCGCCAAACACCGATCCCCCAACGCCGGCTGGCCAGAGGCCGCGATGGCGCGTGCCATAGATGTAGCCTTGGCCGGGCCACGCAGCTATGATGGTCGGATGCAGCAATTTGCGTGGGTGAATGGTACGGGGGCGCGTATCATCGGACCTGCCGCAATCGACGCTGCCATCACCCGTCTGTGGCAGGCATGGGCGGTGATGCTGGGCATAAGCCTGACCCTCGGCCTGTTGTTAATCTAA
- the def gene encoding peptide deformylase has translation MTVRRCLPWPDKRLRTKAAEVPQITDEVRGIWEDMIDTMDAMPGVGLGAPQIGVMQQLAVVDVSEARNRRIRLANPQVIDASAIMNVHEEASPNLPGVSAKISRPRGVRVRYMDEGGAILERDFVGLEATSVQHQIDHLAGRMYFDNLSKMKRDMLLRRARKTKG, from the coding sequence ATGACTGTGCGGCGCTGCCTCCCGTGGCCTGACAAACGGCTCAGGACAAAGGCCGCCGAGGTGCCGCAGATCACCGATGAAGTGCGCGGTATCTGGGAGGATATGATCGACACCATGGATGCGATGCCCGGTGTCGGTCTTGGTGCGCCGCAGATCGGTGTGATGCAGCAACTGGCCGTGGTGGATGTGTCCGAGGCGCGCAACCGGCGTATCCGGTTGGCCAATCCGCAGGTGATTGATGCCTCGGCGATCATGAATGTGCACGAAGAAGCCAGCCCAAATTTGCCGGGAGTATCCGCAAAGATCAGCCGCCCGCGTGGCGTGAGAGTGCGCTATATGGACGAAGGTGGTGCAATCTTGGAACGCGATTTTGTGGGGCTTGAGGCGACGTCGGTTCAGCACCAGATCGACCACTTGGCAGGGCGGATGTATTTCGACAATCTGAGCAAGATGAAACGTGACATGCTGTTGCGCAGGGCCCGCAAGACCAAAGGCTGA
- the rnhA gene encoding ribonuclease HI — protein sequence MAKLFAYTDGACSGNPGPGGWGALMQAREGDTVVKERELKGGEAETTNNRMELLAAINALEALDRPTEITIVTDSNYVKNGITGWIFGWKKNGWKNAAKKPVKNAELWQRLDAANARHTVTWEWVKGHAGHPENERADELARAGMAPFKK from the coding sequence ATGGCTAAACTTTTCGCATACACGGACGGCGCGTGTTCAGGCAATCCCGGCCCCGGTGGCTGGGGTGCTTTGATGCAGGCACGCGAGGGCGATACTGTCGTAAAAGAACGCGAACTCAAAGGCGGCGAGGCCGAAACAACCAATAACCGGATGGAGTTGCTGGCCGCCATCAACGCGTTGGAGGCGCTGGACCGTCCAACCGAGATTACCATCGTAACAGACAGCAATTATGTGAAGAACGGCATAACCGGCTGGATATTTGGCTGGAAAAAGAACGGCTGGAAGAACGCCGCCAAAAAGCCCGTCAAAAACGCTGAATTGTGGCAACGGCTTGATGCGGCGAACGCCCGCCACACCGTCACGTGGGAATGGGTCAAAGGCCACGCTGGCCACCCCGAAAATGAACGCGCCGATGAACTGGCCCGCGCGGGCATGGCTCCGTTCAAAAAATGA
- the def gene encoding peptide deformylase, with the protein MSVLPILKWPDPRLAETCAPITQITPEIEKLAADMLETMYAAPGRGLAGPQVGAMQRIFVMDTGWKEGKPDPIVCLNPMLQEVSDERATNSEGCLSIPGVAADISRPAQVQMVWTGLNGGRYVQSFEGFAAACVQHELDHLDGVVTFDHLGADERNALIAEYHAQ; encoded by the coding sequence ATGAGCGTTCTGCCGATACTGAAGTGGCCGGACCCACGTCTGGCGGAAACCTGTGCGCCGATCACTCAGATTACCCCTGAAATCGAAAAACTGGCCGCCGACATGCTTGAGACAATGTATGCCGCACCGGGGCGCGGCTTGGCGGGGCCGCAGGTGGGCGCAATGCAGCGCATATTTGTGATGGATACAGGGTGGAAAGAGGGCAAGCCTGATCCGATTGTTTGCCTCAATCCGATGTTGCAGGAAGTGAGCGACGAGCGGGCGACCAACAGCGAAGGCTGCTTGAGCATCCCGGGTGTCGCCGCTGACATCAGCCGCCCTGCGCAGGTGCAGATGGTGTGGACGGGCCTTAATGGCGGGCGCTATGTGCAGAGCTTTGAAGGGTTTGCAGCGGCTTGCGTGCAGCATGAATTGGATCATCTGGATGGGGTCGTGACCTTTGACCATCTGGGTGCCGACGAACGGAATGCCCTGATTGCGGAGTATCATGCGCAATGA